The following nucleotide sequence is from Trifolium pratense cultivar HEN17-A07 linkage group LG2, ARS_RC_1.1, whole genome shotgun sequence.
GAGTTGACCCAATATTCATCATTTTATGATGTTGTTTATAACATCCTAATTGATAGATGGACTAAAAATCACACACCTCTTCATTGCTTGGCTCATTCTCTCAATCCAAGGTAAATTTTATCTTATTCTACCTTttcattttaagtttcaattatCTTATCTCtcacttataatttttattttgtataaaagaTACTACTACAAATAGTGGTTGGATCAATCCCCAAACCGAGTTGCGCCGCATAAAGACAATGAAATTTGCACTGGAAGAAAACATTGCTTAAGGAATTACTTTGCAGATGCACGTGAAAGGCTAGAGGCTACTACATAATTTGTTAAATTCTCAAGTGCGGAAGGAGAGCTCGGCCAATTTGATTCATTGCAAGATAGGTGGAACTTGACACCAAAAGAATGGTGGATCACTTATGGctccttagtccctaaacttcAATCTATTGCATTGAAGCTCCTTTCATAACCAAGTTCTTTATCTTGTGCAGAGAGAAATTGGAGCACATATTCATTTATCCACTCGTTGAAAAGAAACAGGCTGAACCCCAAGAGAGCTGAAGACTTGGTATTTGTTCATACAAATCTACGTCTTCTATcaagaaacaataaaaattataaagaatgagaaacaaaaatgtgggatatttGTGGAGATGAATGGAATATGTCTGAAGGAGCTGGTTTGCTTGAAGTTGCAAGTCTTTCTCTTGATAAACCCGACCTGGAAGTTGTTCTttttgatgatgttgatgaggAAGACACTCTTTAGagtgtgatttttttcattcttgcaTAGATCTTAAGTTTTATTTCAAACtagtaacttttttattttgatgttttgtcGTTATTTTGTTTCGTTGTCGTTtgaacaatatattttaattaattaattatttttgggtAACGTACCCGTACCGTTGTTTTTCGAAAATTGTTGTATTCCGTACCCGTACCGGTACCCGTATTTGTGCAACACAGATGATTTCTACTCTCTTACATTGTTCttcacttcttcttcttctataatttatttttgcaaTATCTGAGACAGCCCTATACAAACATCACTATTTCAATCTTCTTTCTCTTGAATTTAGAAATTCCATGGCCAAGCATTTCTCATCCTCCAACTTTTAGATATGGATTTTGTTACCAAATTCAACGAGATCTCACTCATTATTTAAGATatgcttttcattttttttgcaaatcTGGATCTGTTAAATCTGAATCATATTTTGTTGCTGCATAGAAATACTGTGAATTCAgaaatttttcttttgtctctgatttttattagagtttttttgtacacaaaactttatttttttatgcgaTTTTTTTATTGAGTACTGCTATATCACACAAAGCTTTTCACCTGCGAAATCCACGAACGCACCTACGAgacacttttatattattatacacCCTTCCACTCCATTTCATATCTATCCTTAATCTCAATCTTTCTCTATCGCACTGCCACAAAGCTTTCCCTTTCCTTTCCCCAACATATCCATCACCTCATGAATACAAaagaaaggtttttttttttagaaaaaaataaattaaaaagcgGACATAAATTGAAAACATGAAGCTGATCAATTAGAGAAAAACTGGTGAACTTTGGACATCAGAAAAGGAAAACAATGAAGCTTTTCCGATTAACATTCCCAATTTAATTTCTAGTAGCTAAAGTTCTGATTTCAAAGTTAATtgaaatttgatgttttaaatcaattttttcttgaTTAAATTGCGTCCTCTTCATTAGATGAGAGGGTGATGAAGCACATCCTAGAGAAGGGTTTGGATTTGATTACGGTGCATTATGTTTCCAGCgataaaagaagaagaagaaagagggTGAAGACTGTAACGCCCGAGTCCGACGAGGGCGGGGAGTGGTTGTCGGTGAATGAGGCATGACAATTAGCGGCTCCTGGCAACTTCTAGGCAAAAACGAATCACATCGGAATGAGAGGGATCCTGAGGCTGTGCATGTTTCAGATTGCATGGTGGAAGGAAGGCTTATAAGGATTGATGGGTACTACCTATACcaacaagatgcatcttcttttcggtagctcattcgataagaactccacagttaagcgtgcttgactTGGAGTAGTCTTTGGATGGGTGACCTTTTGGGAAGTTCCCGGAAAGCGTGCGAGTGAGGACAAAGCACGCTGAAAAGACTCGTGTTGGTTTGTGGGGTCAGTCGGTCATCCTGAAAGCAGTTTGGGATGTTACAAAGACCAAACACTGTCCAAATTTGTTTTCACGTTTACCCGTTTAGCCAACTTTGCGTTTCTCGTGAAATTACTTTTCGTAGGATtaatcattttccttttttatttgcATGATTCAACCCGTATAAACCGATCCGATTGACCCGCCGAAACCGAAGCCAAATTTGGGTCGGTGTGGGCAGTATATCTTCAACCACAGTTTGGGCTGGGTGGTGTTTTGGGGCCTAAACTGACCCAGCCCAGCCCGTTGTCCACCCCTAAGCACAACAACAAAAGAGTCAAAaacataaccaaaaaaatttggatGCAATAATAGCAAAAACATAGTggcatttttttcattttagagCAAAAACCTTGGTCATTCCAAGCTTTCCGTCCACAAGTGGGAGGAAAGGTTTTTTGTGTGGGTCTCAGCTGCAggttttttttccttcacctTTTTAAGTTGTTTCAAACAAAGGAAGCCCTATCTTTCCATCATTTTTCCATCCCCTCACTTTCTTTCCTTCCTCTTTCTCTTGAAAAAAACACAGTGTAAATGTTATCCCATGTTTGATAACATGCCTATGCATTTTGACACCTTATGCATTTTGACACCTTAACCCTTGTTTATATTGAGCTTTAATCAGGTTCAAAACACTAATTATTTacaaatgcaattttttttattgaattacaAATGCAAAATTTAAAAGAGCATCAAATACAtttgatttgaaataaaacaaagtaGTTTTAACCAATGACATAAATGGTAGATATTTAAGTTCCTTAACCATTTGGTTCTGAGTTTGATCTCATGTTGGTGCGTATGGAGAAATATTTGTTGAGAGAGATCAACCATTAAATGAATCTTAATTACTTTGAGAGAATTAGTCTCCGCAGTTGTGTGCGGAGGATacctttgattaaaaaaaaaaaagctttaaaatatgaggtttttttttttttttactaagaaaAAGTGAGgattaattaaacaaaaaaaaaaaatttcaaaaagaaaaaatggaacAAAATAAAGAGAGGATCGTGGCTTTCATTCATgcattgaaagttgaaacaataTAATCTGCCAGCTACTATCATATTCCTATGTGAGTCATCCAAACTAAATGATGGGAGAAGAAAATCCTTCCACCGTCCCAACCACCACACCACCACCAAAAACAACCACTACAACCACCACTCCCAAAAAACTCACCAAAAAACTAACCCTAATCCCTTTAATATTCATCATCTACTTCGAAGTAGCCGGTGGACCATACGGTGAAGAACCAGCCGTTCAAGCTGCGGGTCCTCTTTTCGCCCTCCTCGGCTTCCTCATATTCCCTTTCATCTGGAGCATTCCAGAAGCTCTCATAACCGCCGAATTAACCACCGTTTTTCCCGGAAACGGTGGTTTTGTAATATGGGCCGAAAATGCTTTCGGCCCATTATCAGGTTCTTTAATGGGCACATGGAAATTCCTTAGTGGTGTAATTAACGTAGCAGCTTACCCTGTTCTTTGCATCGATTACATCAAAAAACTGTTCCCAGTTTTTGAATCTGGTTGGCCTCGTAACCTTGCAATTCTAGCTTcaactcttttattgtcttttCTTAACTATACTGGTTTAACTATTGTTGGTTATGTTGCTGTTGTTCTTGCAATTGTTTCTTTGTCTCCGTTTATTTTGATGTCATTCATTGCTATACCTAAGATACATCCACATAAATGGATTAGTTTAGGTCAAAAGGGTGTTAAAAAAGATTGGAATCTTTTTTTCAATACCCTTTTTTGGAACTTGAATTTTTGGGATAATGTTAGTACTTTAGCTGGTGAAGTTGAAGAACCAAAGAAAACTTTCCCTTTGGCTCTTTTAATTGCTGTTATTTTCACCTGTGTTTCTTATTTGATTCCGCTGTTTGCTGTTACTGGAGTTGTTAATGTGGATCAGAGTCAATGGGAAACTGGTTTTCATGCACAAGCTGCTAAGATTATTGCTGGaaattggttaaaaatttggattgaAATTGGCGCTGTTTTATCGGGAATTGGTCTTTTTGAAGCCCAATTAAGTAGCAGTGCTTATCAATTTTTGGGTATGGCTGAAATTGGAATTTTGCCAAAATTCTGTGGAGTTAGATCTAAATGGTTTAATACACCTTGGTTGGGAATTTTGGTTTCAACTTCGATAACAATTGCGGTTTCTTATATGAATTTCACTGATATTATTTCATCAGCTAATTTTTTGTATAGTTTGGGGATGTTATTGGAATTTGCTTCTTTTCTTTGGTTAAGATGGAAGAAGCCATTGTTAGTGAGACCTTATAAGGTTCCAATGAATATGCCGATGTTGGTAGTGATGTGTTTGGTACCATCTGGTTTTCTGATATTCATAATGGCTATTGCTACTAAGACTGTATTTTTGGTTAGTGGTTTGATGACTATAGGTGggattagttttttcttttttataaaattgtgtAGGATGAAGAATTGGGTCAAGTTTGAGGTTAAAGAGGTAGAAGATGATGATGGGTTGGAAGTTGATCATGCTTTATGATATAATCAGAATTTATATGTAATGTCTCTTTTAGTTTTTACTATATTGAACATATGTAAATTTCAGATTTTCATCAGAGATTGTGTTTGTGTATGGCTGTAAAAAATTTAGTTACTTGGCAGCTACAagtgttgagtttttttttttttttttggataatttttgtttactttgtttttgttataaTGTCCTATTTTGGTCAAAGTCCTATTTTGGGCAATTTCCTTGTTTTTTAAAAGTCTATTTTGTCATTtacttttgttttgttctaATGTCGTGATCAAAGTCATTTTAGAGCACTTATCTTTCTTCTTGATTTCAaaatttatcattattatttgtagaaaaaatgtGTTTGAAGGAATTGGAACTGTTACCTTGTTATATATGCAAGTTGTGAGTCTGACCCATTGtattttttagtaaaacaaataaCTCAATGAGGAATGCTATGACTAATCTCTAACACACCTTCTTGAATACTCTTTTAACTATTGGGCCCTCTCATCTATTTCTTGAATACTCTACTAACTAGGGTTTAGAAAAAAATGGAcatattctcttttttttttttgggtaggaATGGACATATTCTCTTTATTCAACCATTAACTAGACATCGACcagtgcgatgcacgggttatGTGAAGTGTTAAAAAAGAAATCATAGATGTATATAATAAcagtttatataaaaaaagaagcataactgaattttgttaaataaaataaatagcatATACAACCTTGCAGTTTAAAGAGCTAATGAAGTTACATTATTCGCcgaataaaaataattttctttctgTACTGGGCGAAATCCAAGATGGGCCCAAACATGCCTTGTCAGATAAAGGCGCCTACCTTGAGCTGGAAGTGTAGTTGATGATGAAGTTAGCACCGAGTGAAACTGGGTGGAGTGTGATGTCTTAGCCGTTCCAGGGGAGGAGCCGGTGACGATTGCGACCCTGTCTTGAAGCGGTTATGCAGTAGCCACAGCAGTGCCAGTTGACAAGAGGCGATGTGAACTGATTTCGCCCAGGTGCCTTCAATCCTTTATTTGGCTTCAATTTACTATCATAGATTGATGATTCTGTTTTGATCCTTCAATGATTTGTAGTAATTGAATCCACATGAAATTAATAATCAAAAGGAATGCCTCCATAAGATCTTGTCATGTGATAAATTTGTGTTATTCTTCTTGTCTGTGTTTAATGTAGCAAAACGGTGAAAGTATCGGTGTCCATGACTTAGGAGTTAGGATCTCAGCAGAAATGTGTATGAATTTGTGATTAAATTTGAAGAGctcattctttattttatttgtttttgccTGTTTCCCAAGTAACCACTTGGTTGAGAAGTCACTTTGCAACTAAGAGGTACCTGGTTCGAAACTTGGCATTGGTAATTAAAGATTGTTTGCAGGTGATGGTGAGAATAGTTTGAAAGCATTTCTAtctctatatgatataaactttggtTTCTATCACTATAGGGTGCACTAGTTGTTATTTAAATGATGCAGCAAGTTGCTTCTGAAGCATGGAGAGTATAATGTTGGAAGCAATCGTTAGGTGCACTGCTTCTTCTCTTTGGCAAATGGCTTACGCTTCTAATATGGAGAAGAAGAATAGTCGAAAATAAACTAGGTTACCAAGTGAGGAGGCAGCAGCGAATGAGTCACCGATAAAAAGGATGAAGAAACGAAGATTTATAAAAAAGCAAGGCTAACACACATCAAAAGGAGACACAATGAGATAGTATAATATCACCAATGAGTTTCGCCATCAAAGATGTCCGAGGTGCACTCGCCTATGAGTTTCACCCTCAACGGGTCTCAAGTCTACCCCTTTTTCTTCGTGATAAGTAGTAATGACTATCTCACAAACGCTGCGAGAAAAATTTGATTCCATGCTATTTCGATCGATGCATCCTCATTCATACATGTATGGTATGGATCTTTCAAACAGATTTTGAAGGAGGAATGGCTTATTATGAACGATGAACAATTTCCAAAGGTTGAACTCTCTTCTTTATCCGATCTTTTTCAAATTCCTTACATGTATGATACACATAATCATATCATGTTGTATTATttaaacaaattcaaataagtcCTGTGCTTATTTTTGTGATGCTTCTCAAAATTTATGACCGTGTTTACACATGTACACTGCGACTAGTAAGTCCAATTAGAAATAGAATATGATAAAATGTATATGTCACTTTCTATAAGAATGAATATATATCCTTTGTTTATACCACTACAGCTCTTTTGAGAGCGAATATTTTTTCCACAAGCTACTTCCCTATGTTTGTGACTATCATCATGACTGAaacttttttattgtttatttttccaATTCTCCTTTAGATCTTTAATTGGCTGCTCTTTGACAGGTTTAACTAATTTGGAGTATTTGAATCTGAATTCTTGCCAGATTGGTGAGGAAGAGCCTGCTAATTTGACAGGTTTACTACTACGTTTCATGTTTTCCCTTTATATAGATTTGAATGGTCATTACATTATTTAAAGCTTAGGTAGAAATGTAGAATTGCTATACTTCTTTAATGTTCCTACATACAATAGATCTGAAATGGGTCCATCTTTGCCTTGGATTGGACCTTTCAATAGAAAGAGATTTATAGCACCAAGTTTCCTCTAGATCCACACTTTGGAGATATATTGAATGATGCTCTATACCTTGTTGTCATTTTCAGCTGAATTGTGTTAACTTCTTGATTCTACTTCAGTCCACTAAGTTAAGATTGGAACAAAGCCATATGGAACTTGGCATAAACCAAATGGTTTTGACTTAGATTTATAAAATTATCATGTTGTGAATTTAAAGAACTATTTGGTCTTGACCTTGAGCTTAGAATATTCATTACATCATGCATTGtctggtgttttttttttgttgacaaaaacaagcttaattcatttcattaatcaaaaaAGTCTCAATACAACGAGGAATTGACTGAAAAATACGGCGACTAGACATAGAATAGGTCGCTCTTGCTAATGTATGGGCAACCATATT
It contains:
- the LOC123908214 gene encoding probable polyamine transporter At3g13620; its protein translation is MMGEENPSTVPTTTPPPKTTTTTTTPKKLTKKLTLIPLIFIIYFEVAGGPYGEEPAVQAAGPLFALLGFLIFPFIWSIPEALITAELTTVFPGNGGFVIWAENAFGPLSGSLMGTWKFLSGVINVAAYPVLCIDYIKKLFPVFESGWPRNLAILASTLLLSFLNYTGLTIVGYVAVVLAIVSLSPFILMSFIAIPKIHPHKWISLGQKGVKKDWNLFFNTLFWNLNFWDNVSTLAGEVEEPKKTFPLALLIAVIFTCVSYLIPLFAVTGVVNVDQSQWETGFHAQAAKIIAGNWLKIWIEIGAVLSGIGLFEAQLSSSAYQFLGMAEIGILPKFCGVRSKWFNTPWLGILVSTSITIAVSYMNFTDIISSANFLYSLGMLLEFASFLWLRWKKPLLVRPYKVPMNMPMLVVMCLVPSGFLIFIMAIATKTVFLVSGLMTIGGISFFFFIKLCRMKNWVKFEVKEVEDDDGLEVDHAL